Proteins encoded by one window of Raphanus sativus cultivar WK10039 unplaced genomic scaffold, ASM80110v3 Scaffold0622, whole genome shotgun sequence:
- the LOC108826690 gene encoding ethylene-responsive transcription factor ERF107 encodes MAAKYMFMIFLFIYTEERSKHITCRVFLKKININMTTFEESSDSEVIHKHLFEDLMIPDGFMEDFLFDDAAFVSGLLSLESFNPIPKLEPSSPVLDPDSYVREFLQMEASSSSSSSTTTTTTSPEVETVSNRKRPKRVEETRHYRGVRRRPWGKFAAEIRDPAKKGSRLWLGTFESDIDAARAYDYAAFKLRGRKAVLNFPLDAGKYDAPINSCRKRRRNDVPEPQGTTTSNSSSSSD; translated from the coding sequence ATGGCTGCCAAATACATGTTTATGATTTTCCTCTTTATATACACAGAAGAAAGATCAAAACATATCACTTGCAGAGTtttcttaaagaaaataaacataaacatgaCAACTTTTGAGGAAAGCTCTGATTCGGAGGTTATACACAAGCATCTCTTTGAGGACTTGATGATTCCTGATGGTTTCATGGAAGACTTTCTCTTTGATGATGCCGCTTTTGTCTCAGGACTCTTGTCTCTAGAATCCTTTAACCCAATTCCTAAACTAGAGCCTAGTTCACCGGTTCTTGATCCAGATTCCTATGTCCGAGAGTTTCTTCAAATggaagcatcatcatcatcatcatcatcaacaacaacaactacaaCATCACCTGAGGTTGAGACTGTCTCAAACCGGAAAAGACCAAAGAGGGTCGAAGAGACTAGACACTACAGAGGCGTGAGAAGGAGGCCATGGGGAAAATTTGCAGCAGAGATTCGAGATCCGGCCAAGAAAGGATCTAGGCTTTGGCTAGGGACATTTGAGAGTGATATTGATGCTGCAAGAGCTTATGACTACGCAGCTTTTAAGCTCAGGGGAAGAAAAGCTGTGCTCAACTTCCCTTTGGATGCAGGTAAGTATGATGCTCCGATCAATTCTTGCcggaagaggagaagaaacgATGTACCGGAGCCTCAAGGAACAACTACCAGtaattcatcatcttcatcagaCTAA